A genomic region of Oncorhynchus mykiss isolate Arlee chromosome 16, USDA_OmykA_1.1, whole genome shotgun sequence contains the following coding sequences:
- the LOC118939574 gene encoding uncharacterized protein LOC118939574, protein MFTFKSTQFNMKGFIMVLLASFIGGIRWTLTQVLIQKAELGKVPSLRLLPTENSPDLELPSSEGRRGGGDCCPSKTAQTWNYRYYVRRKTRGRRLLPIENSPDLELPLLRQKEDEGEETAAHRKQPRPGTTFFRRKTRGRRLLPTENSPDLELPLLRQKEDEGEETAAHRKQPRPGTTFFRRKTRGRRLLPIENSPDLELPLLRQKEDEGEETAAHRKQPRPGTTFFRRKTRGRRLLPTENSPDLELPSSEGRRGGGDCCPSKTAQTWNYHYYVRRKTRGGDCCPSKTAQTWNYHYYVRRKTRGRRLLPIENSPDLELPLLRQKEDEGEETAAHRKQPRPGTTVITSEGRRGGGDCCPPKTAQTWNYHYYVRRKTRGRRLLPIENSPDLELPLLRQKEDEGEETAAHRKQPRPGTTVITSEGRRGGADSF, encoded by the exons ATGTTCACCTTCAAGTCGACACAGTTTAACATGAAGGGCTTCATCATGGTACTGCTGGCATCGTTCATCGGCGGGATCCGGTGGACCCTCACGCAGGTCCTGATACAGAAAGCAGAACTGG GTAAAGTTCCCTCGTTGAGACTGCTGCCCACCGAAAACAGCCCAGACCTGGAACTACCTTCTTCAGAAGGAAGACGAGGGGGAGGAGACTGCTGCCCATCGAAAACAGCCCAGACCTGGAACTACCGTTATTACGTCAGAAGGAAGACGAGGGGGAGGAGACTGCTGCCCATCGAAAACAGCCCAGACCTGGAACTACCATTATTACGTCAGAAGGAAGACGAGGGGGAGGAGACTGCTGCCCATCGAAAACAGCCCAGACCTGGAACTACCTTCTTCAGAAGGAAGACGAGGGGGAGGAGACTGCTGCCCACCGAAAACAGCCCAGACCTGGAACTACCGTTATTACGTCAGAAGGAAGACGAGGGGGAGGAGACTGCTGCCCACCGAAAACAGCCCAGACCTGGAACTACCTTCTTCAGAAGGAAGACGAGGGGGAGGAGACTGCTGCCCATCGAAAACAGCCCAGACCTGGAACTACCATTATTACGTCAGAAGGAAGACGAGGGGGAGGAGACTGCTGCCCATCGAAAACAGCCCAGACCTGGAACTACCTTCTTCAGAAGGAAGACGAGGGGGAGGAGACTGCTGCCCACCGAAAACAGCCCAGACCTGGAACTACCTTCTTCAGAAGGAAGACGAGGGGGAGGAGACTGCTGCCCATCGAAAACAGCCCAGACCTGGAACTACCATTATTACGTCAGAAGGAAGACGAGGGGAGGAGACTGCTGCCCATCGAAAACAGCCCAGACCTGGAACTACCATTATTACGTCAGAAGGAAGACGAGGGGGAGGAGACTGCTGCCCATCGAAAACAGCCCAGACCTGGAACTACCATTATTACGTCAGAAGGAAGACGAGGGGGAGGAGACTGCTGCCCATCGAAAACAGCCCAGACCTGGAACCACCGTTATTACGTCAGAAGGAAGACGAGGGGGAGGAGACTGCTGCCCACCGAAAACAGCCCAGACCTGGAACTACCATTATTACGTCAGAAGGAAGACGAGGGGGAGGAGACTGCTGCCCATCGAAAACAGCCCAGACCTGGAACTACCGTTATTACGTCAGAAGGAAGACGAGGGGGAGGAGACTGCTGCCCACCGAAAACAGCCCAGACCTGGAACTACCGTTATTACGTCAGAAGGAAGACGAGGGGGAGCAGACAGCTTCTGA
- the LOC110492631 gene encoding dolichol-phosphate mannosyltransferase subunit 1, with amino-acid sequence MASRKGSHQSRGNGDKYSVLLPTYNERENLPLIVWLLVKYFGESGYNYEIIVIDDGSPDGTLEVAEQLQKIYGEDKILLRPRAKKLGLGTAYIHGIKHATGNYVFIMDADLSHHPKFIPEFIEKQREGGYDLVSGTRYRGDGGVYGWDLRRKLISRGANYVTQVLLRPGASDLTGSFRLYKKEVLESLVERCVSKGYVFQMEMIVRARQGNYTVGEVPISFVDRVYGESKLGGNEIVSFLKGLLTLFATT; translated from the exons ATGGCAAGCCGAAAAGGTTCACATCAGAGCCGGGGAAATGGTGATAAATATTCGGTGTTGTTGCCAACTTACAATGAACGTGAGAATCTACCTCTTATTGTGTGGCTACTGGTGAAATATTTCGGTGAAAG TGGATACAACTATGAGATTATTGTAATTGATGATGGAAGTCCGGATGGGACACTTGAAGTGGCAGAACAACTGCAGAAGATATACGGAGAGGACAAGATA ctCCTTCGACCTAGAGCAAAGAAACTAGGTTTAG GTACTGCCTACATCCATGGCATTAAACATGCTACTGGGAACTATGTTTTCATAATGGACGCAGACCTCTCCCATCAT CCTAAATTCATTCCAGAATTCATAGA GAAACAGAGAGAAGGCGGGTATGATCTAGTGTCAGGCACCCGGTACAGAGGAGACGGTGGCGTATACGGTTGGGACCTGCGCAGGAAGCTCATCAG TCGGGGAGCTAACTATGTCACACAGGTGCTGCTGAGACCTGGGGCATCAGACCTGACTGGCAGCTTCAG GCTCTACAAGAAGGAAGTACTGGAGAGTCTGGTGGAGCGGTGTGTGTCCAAAGGCTACGTCTTTCAGATGGAGATGATTGTCCGTGCTAGACAGGGGAACTACACTGTTGGAGAG GTTCCGATTTCGTTTGTGGATCGTGTTTATGGGGAGTCAAAACTGGGAGGAAATGAAATAGTATCGTTCCTGAAAGGACTGCTTACTCTCTTTGCGACAACATGA
- the LOC110492632 gene encoding activity-dependent neuroprotector homeobox protein produces the protein MFQLPVNNLGSLRKARRNVKRVLGDIGLEFCKDHIEDYKDYVPDNNEFYIKHTTWDDVCVWDPSLTKSQDYRSKPFCCSGCPFSSKFFSAYKSHFRNVHSEDFESRILLNCPYCTYNGNKKTLETHIKLFHMPNNVVRQGPGGMQGAVGGLKDAMQLGKRPGESIEQAVYYCKKCTYRDPLYNVVRKHIYREHFQHVAKPYLVKLEEKATPNGSAAGTTTGTGNTDRSSNANANSNTIHCKRCLFLPRTYEALVQHVIEDHERIGYQVTAMIGHTNVVVPRAKPVIVVSPKTGEKTVIGVGPKGQLVTTTVGGVRSVSTQNLSRIVIPKSGLSSTGLLSGVHLKQGAFGLKSGTTQSFSIGGQQVRITLPGNAKVSVPQHSQAAKQNLTGGLRSPIVVSSSSSTLNSRVQAAAATVASVTAKGKGGNSVLGTSYTQKWKICTICNELFPENVYSSHFEKEHKAEKVPAVANYIMKIHNFTSKCLYCNRYLPSDTLLNHMLIHGLSCPHCRATFNDVEKMVSHMRQSHPDETVGPRTDSPLTFDLTLQQGNPKNVQLIVTTYNMRDAPQESVALHAQSASSSTQTGKRTVPSQPPKMPSDSEDGSPAKSAPQAAVPYKKDVGKTLCPLCFSILKGPISDALAHHLRERHQVIQTVHPVEKKLTYKCIHCLGVYTSNMTASTITLHLVHCRGVGKTQNGQESRPAPSPRVSQAQGISLKRAGFENCDPNDPKRRKLPPGELESPAAFVENPDDPVNLILDPKGHEDESYEARKAFLSQYFNREPYPTRREVEKLASSLWLWKSDISSHFTNRRRKCTRDCETQKAEVLLGFNMQDISQLSHELTFDSECLFEGKGDRGETVERRTSRMCIGRSEQAIQRMEERAVANGGATPQLGISTGSGSEARVTTQPNCGAKSDQNKTIGSTLKQRGPKYLSEPIAIDSDSNEDEIDDEEEEKDETGAVEVNSMGNDRLAAGREGEVVGTGDHSSPDLEDMEEDMEEEEEEEEEGHVENGYGSTLLERQAKGKEAVAKLGQSGSGKTRAQLGKHQV, from the exons ATGTTCCAGCTCCCGGTCAACAACCTGGGCAGCTTACGGAAAGCCAGGAGAAATGTCAAGCGGGTTCTGGGAGACATTGGCCTGGAGTTTTGTAAAGACCACATTGAG GACTACAAAGACTATGTCCCTGATAATAACGAGTTCTACATCAAGCACACCACCTGGGATGATGTATGTGTGTGGGATCCTTCACTGACCAAATCCCAG GACTACAGATCAAAGCCTTTCTGCTGTTCCGGctgccctttttcctccaaatttTTCTCAGCGTACAAGAGTCACTTCCGCAATGTCCACAGTGAGGACTTCGAGAGCCGCATCCTGCTTAACTGCCCCTACTGCACCTACAATGGGAACAAGAAGACTCTGGAGACGCACATCAAGCTGTTCCACATGCCCAACAACGTGGTTCGCCAGGGCCCCGGGGGCATGCAGGGGGCAGTGGGTGGGCTGAAGGACGCCATGCAGCTGGGCAAGAGGCCCGGCGAGAGCATCGAGCAGGCGGTGTACTACTGCAAGAAGTGCACCTACAGGGACCCGCTTTACAACGTGGTGCGCAAACACATCTACCGAGAACACTTTCAGCATGTGGCCAAGCCCTACCTGGTTAAGCTTGAGGAAAAGGCCACGCCCAACGGTTCCGCAGCAGGTACCACCACGGGCACAGGGAACACAGACCGCAGCAGTAATGCAAACGCCAACAGCAACACCATCCACTGCAAGCGCTGCCTCTTTTTGCCACGCACCTATGAGGCACTGGTGCAGCATGTTATTGAGGACCACGAGCGAATCGGTTACCAGGTGACCGCCATGATTGGTCACACAAACGTGGTGGTACCTCGCGCCAAACCTGTCATCGTGGTATCCCCGAAGACGGGGGAGAAGACTGTCATCGGGGTAGGACCTAAAGGTCAGCTAGTGACCACCACAGTGGGCGGGGTCCGCTCCGTTTCTACCCAGAACCTCAGCAGAATCGTCATCCCAAAGTCAGGCCTGAGCTCAACGGGACTCCTGTCTGGGGTTCACCTGAAGCAAGGGGCATTTGGGTTAAAGAGTGGGACTACCCAATCCTTCTCTATAGGCGGGCAGCAGGTGAGAATCACTTTGCCTGGCAACGCAAAGGTGTCTGTGCCCCAGCATTCTCAAGCAGCCAAACAGAACCTCACTGGTGGTTTGCGGAGCCCCATAGTGGTGAGTTCCTCCTCGTCTACGCTCAACTCCCGGGTCCAGGCGGCTGCCGCCACGGTGGCCTCAGTCACGGCCAAAGGGAAGGGGGGTAACTCTGTCCTGGGCACGTCGTACACACAGAAGTGGAAAATCTGCACCATCTGCAACGAGCTCTTCCCTGAGAATGTGTACAGCTCGCACTTTGAGAAGGAGCACAAGGCGGAGAAAGTACCTGCCGTGGCCAACTACATCATGAAGATCCACAACTTCACCAGCAAGTGTCTGTACTGCAACCGCTACCTGCCCAGCGACACACTCCTCAACCACATGCTGATCCACGGCCTGTCGTGCCCGCACTGCCGCGCCACCTTCAACGACGTGGAGAAGATGGTTTCGCACATGCGACAGTCCCACCCGGACGAGACGGTGGGGCCACGCACCGATTCCCCTCTGACTTTCGACCTCACTCTGCAGCAGGGCAACCCCAAGAACGTCCAGCTGATTGTCACCACCTACAACATGAGAGACGCACCGCAGGAGTCCGTGGCCCTCCATGCCCAGAGTGCCTCGTCGTCCACTCAGACGGGCAAGAGGACCGTGCCCAGCCAACCCCCAAAGATGCCCTCTGATTCAGAAGATGGCTCGCCTGCCAAGAGTGCACCTCAGGCGGCCGTACCGTACAAGAAAGACGTGGGCAAGACTCTGTGCCCGCTGTGCTTCTCCATCCTCAAGGGCCCCATCTCTGATGCACTGGCACACCATCTGAGAGAGAGGCATCAGGTTATCCAAACCGTGCACCCGGTGGAGAAAAAACTCACCTACAAATGTATCCACTGTTTGGGTGTGTACACAAGCAACATGACAGCCTCCACCATCACTCTGCACCTCGTCCACTGCCGCGGTGTGGGGAAGACCCAGAACGGGCAGGAAAGCAGGCCTGCGCCCTCCCCCAGGGTCTCCCAGGCCCAGGGCATTAGCCTCAAACGGGCCGGCTTCGAAAACTGTGACCCAAACGACCCAAAGCGGCGTAAGCTGCCGCCTGGAGAGCTAGAGAGCCCTGCAGCTTTCGTAGAGAATCCAGATGACCCTGTCAACCTGATCCTTGACCCCAAAGGTCACGAGGATGAGTCGTACGAGGCGCGGAAAGCCTTCCTTTCGCAGTACTTCAACCGCGAGCCCTACCCAACGCGTAGGGAGGTGGAAAAACTAGCCTCAAGTCTGTGGTTGTGGAAGTCTGATATCTCCAGCCACTTCACCAACCGCAGGAGGAAATGCACGCGGGACTGTGAGACCCAGAAGGCTGAAGTGTTGCTGGGCTTCAACATGCAGGACATCAGCCAGCTCAGCCACGAACTGACCTTCGACTCTGAGTGCTTGTTTGAGGGCAAAGGAGACCgtggagagacagtggagagGCGGACGTCCAGGATGTGCATCGGACGGTCTGAGCAGGCCATTCAGCGCATGGAGGAGAGGGCTGTGGCTAACGGTGGTGCTACTCCCCAGCTGGGTATTTCAACAGGGTCTGGCAGTGAGGCCAGGGTCACAACCCAGCCCAACTGTGGGGCCAAGAGCGACCAAAACAAGACGATCGGAAGCACCTTAAAACAGAGGGGGCCTAAGTATCTTTCAGAACCCATAGCTATTGACTCAGATAGCAATGAGGATGAAatagatgatgaggaggaggagaaggatgaaACGGGAGCAGTAGAAGTGAATTCCATGGGTAATGACAGGCTGGctgctgggagagagggagaggtggtagGGACAGGGGACCACTCCAGCCCAGACCTAGAGGACATGGAGGaggacatggaggaggaggaggaggaagaagaagagggtcATGTAGAGAATGGATATGGCTCAACGCTGCTGGAAAGGCAGGCTAAAGGGAAGGAAGCTGTTGCCAAACTGGGTCAATCGGGAAGTGGAAAAACTAGGGCCCAACTCGGCAAGCATCAGGTCTGA